The segment TTTATGCAATTTTACTTCCAAAAAAACCAAATGCAATATAATGTTGGAGAGTTTGTTCATTTACCGGTTTTCAATTAACATAACATACCCAAAAAAAACCTAAAAACCTATGTTTTTTTATGCAATTTTACttctaaaaaaactaaaaaaatcaaataataattgaaatggatttttttttcttttttagagTTCTTAAAAAACCCGACCAGTTTagaaccgatatatatatattttgtaatgGACCCCAACTTGGTGGTTatttaaaaggaaaaatatttttaaattattttctttAGTATTAAGTTAGTTTAGTTAATTTTCCTAAAAATAAAATTTGGAAAGGATACGTATTCTTTCccaaaaaatattggattttataaaCATTAAACAACGATGCTTTTTACGGGCACTTGGaaataataaaaaactatacGAAACCCTACTCTCTATCGTGAGAAATCGAGCGAACGAAGGATGAGCGAAGGTTTTGAGTTCCGATCAAGATTTTTCGCCATTTAAGGTAAACTAGAGGATCAAAACTTCGAATTAAGTACATTTGTCATTATATTTTTGTGTTTAGTGTTGTTTGGTCGAGTCTCGTACCCTAATTCGACCAAAACCCCGAAGTTATCAATCGGTTTATGCTTTGAATTTTAGATTTTTAGGGACTATGATACCTCTTTTCTGTTTGAATAAATTACAATATTGAAAAGAATGGCTGAAATCAATGCTAAAAGTTTTGGTTATGGCAGAAAAAATATAGCTCTGCACTTTCTGGTAAAAGAGGCAAGGAAAGTGGATTTGGTAATTTTAATCGGATATCAGCTAAGCCTAATGCCTTAGTTAATCTGGGCTTAATCTAGGAATGTAGGCAGAAAACAAAATAAATGATGTTACCCAGTGATTCACCACCCACCTGTCAATCTTACCATTCTTCTTCAGCTTGGTCTTGAAGACCTTTTAACATCTATGGCTTTTGTTCCATGGTGCTGCATAACTCCCATATGTCGTTTTTTTCCAATGCTTTAGTTATCATCACATCTCCAACATTCTTCTTTGGTTGCATCATCATAGTTAGAGATGTGGTGATATAGTCAACATGGCATAGTTCTCTGAtatttcttcttcatctcctcaacAATAATATACACATCCATCTATCCCGCCATTATTCTGGTTATTCTTTCTTGATTTTCAATTGTGGTTCATACTCTTCTTTCCTAGTTATCATCTTCTACTAGCCTTTTTCCTTTTGATTGTTCAAttgaattattatttaatttgtgtGTATATATAATTATATCGTCCTCTTTGCTCACTTAAGTGGTAGAATTATCCCATTCAAGTTCATCTTGTCTTGTAGTGTGATCAAAATCCCAAATCCAGCTTGCTTCCTCTTCAAACTACTCAGACACCTTTGCATGAGTAGTTAGAAGTTTTGGATTTGCCGAGTGCTAAAAAGATAATTCTTTAGCTTTGGTTCTGAGTAGTTAGAAGCTGTACCATCTTGTTAACTACCATATTAACATATCTATACAAAAAGATTATGTGTAGTGTATTTAATAATTCCTAACATGAAAAACCATAGAGATTGATATCAATTTTGTTGCGAAAACATATGTCATTTCACTTTATGTAGAAGCTGTATCATGAGATGTGATTCAAAGATGTGTTTGCTTCTCTATATAATTTTTGTTCATGTCATTGTATTTGTCACCACAGTAACATAACAAAGGCATGGAGAATTCGAAGCAATCAAGAACATCAAAAGACAAAGATGGGGTCGATATGTTTAGTAAATTACCGGAACCTATTCTTCACTTAATTCTTTCACATCTTCAAGGTACAGAAGAAGTAATTCGAACCAGCATTTTGTCAAGAAGATGGAGGAATTTGTGGACTTCAGTTCCCTCTATAGACATAGATTATTCCCGACGATTGAATCCCTATCAAGGATTCAAAAAGAACAATTTCGAAGAGTTTGTGTCTCGGGTTTTGGAAAACAACTCTCTCGATTTGGATAGTTTCCGTTTATCTTGCGCGAATTACTGCAATATGTCGATAGTGAAGCAGTGGATTGATGCTGCTGTTAAAAGAAACGTTAAAGTACTTGACTTGATGTTTTGTATTGGAGATGAGTATGATGAAATCGAGTTGCCTAATTCTCTCATGACTTGTGATTCTTTAGAGGTGTTAAGGTTGTATTTGTTTGGACGTTGTCTACATTTGCCTTATAGATGTAAAGGGTTTTCGCGACTTAGGGTTATTGAGTTGAACGATATGATGTTATTCGATGGTGGTTTAGTAACGGATTTGCTTAAAAAGTGCCCATTGCTTGAGGATCTGAAGCTCAAGAAGCTCGTGTTTGGTGAAAAGATGGAAATGGTGGATGGAGATTTCCATAGTAGCATTCAAATTTCTTGCCCAAAACTGGTGTTTTTGGAGTTAACAAGTTATCTAGGTAAGTTTAATTTTACCTCGAAAGGTTTAAACTCCTTGAAGAAAGCTGTGATTAACCTGAATGGATCGCTACCTGAATTGATGAGGCGCAACATATGTGAGTTGTTTGCTGGAATTTCTCATGTGGAATCTTTATCGCTCAACCCTTTCACCATCCTTAAGGTAGATGATGCTGATTCTCTTtataaaatgcaaagtttttttcattttggttaaaacttcaaactcttattttttgtCATTATTGTAGTGCATTGATGCTGCATCTTTACCTAATCTCAAGACTGTGGAGCTAAGGATAACAATGGATGACTTCCCCATGGATGACCTCATCCAAACTCTTCAACAATATCCGCGTCTGGAGGCTCTACATTTGATCATTCAAGACGTATTCTCATATCAAagggtattttttttttatgcatCTCTTTCACACTTTCATTGGTGTGGTGTCTTATATATTTCAGATTCCTAACATAGGCTTAATAGCGGGAAATTAAcctaaataaaatagaaaaataccAATAATGAAATGGGTCAAACttacgtttttttttttgatgatgtACTGTAGAGGAATTCGTGGCAATCTGCCCACCTGAAGTTGAATGAAGTTGAGGCAAGAAGAATCTTGACTCGCCATCTGAGAAGAGTGGAGTTTGTTGAATTCAATGGAGAAAATCCGAGTCTATTGATGGCACGTTCGTTACTCATGTATGGAGATGCATTGGAGGAAATGGTTTTCAGTTGGGGTGACAAAGACAAGTACCCTCGCAAGTCAATGGAGACTTTGAAGAAAATGTCAAAATATCGCAAGGCTTCTTCAACTGTCAAGCTCATAACTCTTCTAAGAGAATGATGTTACAAGTTTTTTTGTAGACTGTGAGAAGTACATGTCTTGGGGTCACTAGATTTCTTGATCTCAGTTTAATCCTTTATCCTTTTAAATTCTTGCAATACCTATGCTAGAAAATATTTGTTTAGTTCCTGAATTCTGTTCATATTGTATAAAAACTAGGAGTCTCCAACAAACGTTTCAGTTTGGTATTGgcctaaaaacaaaactaaatcATAATAATTTGTCTTGGTAACTCTTATCTTTTGCTCATGCTTGATTTTGGGAGGGAAATATCTTCggattattatttaaaaaaatgatgtCATGATATTGGACAGTTGTGTTGGGAGATActaaattttgggttaaatgcACACCATAGCAACATAGCTGTTAATGTTATTAATAGTAGAATATGTTATTAAAAAGCAAATAGTTTTGTTTTTAGATAACGTATTTGTTTGTAACGATTTTGAATACTAGCTTTTATGAGCCATAGATCATAGATCATGAAGatgattattatttaaaattGTATCTAGATGAGTAGGTTTGCAAGAATCCTTAAGATTTTGCTtagaattattaatatatttttggatTTGTTGTATTTTTAATAGAATATCTTTATTAGGGATACAATTCATTAAGATTTTGTTAGACATAATCAAACAATTTAAGTATGAATTTGATTAGCTTGATTATTAAAAACGAGCCCTATTTtaacaaaaatttcaaattttgtagAATTAACAGTTAGAATAATTCGAAATGAAATTATTATGGAGAAATAAATTTAATAACAAGAATTGAATAAAATACTTTCAGATACTACCTTCATTTAATAACAAGAATTGAATAAAATACTTTCAGATACTACCTTTATTGATTAGGCTTGAATTACAATCATTGCATAGATCTGGAGAAAAGATTATTTGAAAATCTAGAACCTTTGAACATTGACTAGTAGATAAAGAAACTCTTGGGGTTTTTCTAGACATGAGATAAACATTTTAGagaatgaaagttttttttcctCGAATGCCTATAACTAGAAACATTACATCTTAGTTATAGTAGTCTTAGAGTCTTGAAACCCGAAACCGGAAGTTTACTGGCTTTGCGAATAATCGAATTGAATCATCGTTGAAATGACCGAAAGTGGAATTAATCATTTCTTTTATCACTCTTTGAATCAccttttgaaaagtttttttgtCGTTTGCAACCAACAACAGTCTTCCTTTTGATAATAGGTCGTTTTTGTAATTATCAAATATATTCCCAAATCGTTTGTTTTCTGATCATAATTGGTTAGTACGAACAATGTCCCTGcaattttcttgataaaattttgataatagataTTTTTACATAGTGTATTTATACGGTGTATACTCGCACAATGTATACTCACATGTACGTATTTGAAAATTACACTTTTTATAAAGAAATGAAAATTACACTGTGTGAGTATACACCACGTAATCACTGAGCAACTAATACGTaaaaaatgatgggttttgatacaaaatataagtttgtttttcataaaatcggcaacggaagactttaaaaataacaaatttattTTTAGTTCACAACAAAACGaaaccatcatggatccattAATAGAGTttagaatgaaataaaagcaCAACCAAAGAATGTTTAGAATgacaacctttgaagcctttgaaaccacttggttttggggtgttgataaagatggaaaaatcaaagaatatgatcttctctacaagtatccaccatcaagattaaGGCATTTGGAATGCTAGtttctgtgacaaccgtcaattttggtcaaacaaagtcaataaaagtcaaccaGATCAACTCAACTCGTATCAGAATTTTAGGAGAAATGTGATATTCCCTAATATTAATAATGTACTATTGGCAAGTTATAATTCAAAGTACTTCTCTTTTTACCAATTATtaaatataaaccctaattagggttagtaATGGTATACTATGTGACAAATTCATAACAAATGTTACATATTCAGATTTTTGGTGAATTCGTTACCAAATGCGACAAATTCTTTACTTGGCTTAAACACTCAAACGTTAACGAAAGAATTAGGAATCATCCTAAATTTCGTGTAATGTGttcttatttttaataataatgatTTTTATAATAACTTGACCTTATATGATTCAAATCAAGTAACTATACATCATTTTACCACTTTTTATAAAATCacaaacttttataaaaattacccattttttataaaaataaactaaagaCACATTTTGTCCTATATGATTATTACCTCCTTTTAAAAGTAGCATTATTTAAATAAATCGTCATGCTTGACTAAGGGTGCAACTAAGCCGAGTCAAGTCAATATAGTGTTGTAAAAAGGGTAAATATGTAACTTTGAATAATCTCATGAGCTCTACTCGACTTTAATTACACTTCTAAGTTTGACAACTGAAGAAGCCTTATAAAATTTCGAGACTCGATTCATAGTCTTCATTGACCTCTTATGGAACCTGGTTTCATCACCCCAACTGAAAACCATTCCCTCCAATTCATTTCCATGCTCCAACAAGGCACGTGCTAAATCTAGTTTCGGCTTTTCTTCATCGAATTCAAGAAATTCGACCTTTTTCAGATGACGAGTCAAGATGCTCATTGTTGCAGCTGAAGCTTCATCTTGATTCCACATGTCCAATCCATAAACATTCTAGATAATCAAACAAAAGCACATGTGAGAAATGGGATAAGTGAAAGTGAGCCACATGCTTCAAGATTGTGATGCATAAAAAATGttatttcatttgaaaatatATATACCTTTGGAAAGATTAAATGGAGAGACACTAGATCCGGAAGACATTTGAGAAATGGGATGAGCATATGCAAGGCATCAACTTTTAGCTCCAAAGTCTTGAGATTGGGTAGAGATATAGGCTCATCTTCATCTGACCAATAGTACTACACCACAATCACAACAAGTAAAAGTTTAGAGGTTATTTATTATTCATGAGAACCAATACTAGGTACTTGAAGCCTTGTTCTTGTTAActccattaagtcaaaaagaaacaaaatCAGAATGTTCTAATCTTAACTTTCAGAAGATGCAAAAAAGAAGAAATTCCACTGCAAAATGTTATAACCGAAAATGGATCACTGTTTAAAAAGAGTATACACATCTACCTGTTCAACACAGAGAAGGCTGATTGACAACGATTCCACTTTAGACATATTACGAAACAAATCATCAGTGGATTCTTCAAATCTAAACAAATCTTGAGCATGAATCACAGCTTTCTTCAAGGAATACAGACTGTCAAACAGAAATTTCATAGCTACATAACCAGTTAACTTTAAATACACCAGTTTTGGGCAAGAAATCGTAAGACTTAGACACATCTTCCAATCTAAGTCTAGGTCCTCATCAGTAACTTCTTCTCTGTTATCAATTCTCAAATTCTTGAGCTTCGGAGATGAAATAACAAGAGAATAGGCACTGCAGTCTCTCAAACTCAAATCCTCAAGCAATGGACAGCCTTCAAGAAAATATTTTAGTAAATCATCACCAAATAAGTCAACTTGGGTCAACTCAAGAACCCTAAGTGCCTGAAACCCTGTAATATTAGGCAAACATAGACGACATCCGAGCAAACACAACTTTAACACCTCCAACGAACCACAAGTCACTAAAGAATGGGGCACCCGAATATCCTCGGACTCGTCTATCGGGCAAAACATCAAGTCAAGTAGTTTGACTTTTCTCATAACAGCTGCATGAATCCAATGCCTTATGGTTAACATACTGTTGATATTCGCACACCATAAGCGAAAACTTTCCAAATGTTGGGGTTTGTTTAGGAAAAGCCAATACACAAACTCTCTGAATCTGTTACTATCCCATTCTGGGAGATGATCCAGTCGACGGACATAACTTATGTCTATGGAGGGAACTGAAGTCCACAAATACCTCCATCTTCTCGACAAAATGCTGCTTCTAATTGACTGTTGTGTACCTTCAAGACGTGAAAGAATCAAGTGAAGAATATGATCCGGCAAGTTACTGATCATATCAACCCCATCTAATTCGCCTTCTGATTTCTTTGCTAGCTTGGATTTCTTCATCACTCTGTTACTTTAGTGATTTCTATAGCAAATCATTGAGAAAGATATTCAACACACACAGACATTTAATCAAACAGATTGTGAACAACCATTTATTATGTGAGGTTATCTATTTACACCTATTTATTAGATTGGGGACTAATGGCATAATATGGCAACCAAGTATGTCAATTTTACATTCATGTCGTTGCATtgaataacaaaaaaataaagtttgaaattataaataaataaataaaaaaaaaaaatcaaaactaaaaTTAATTGACAATCTAGAAATTAAATACTTTTTATGAAATTTAAGGGTTAATGTCATGGGATGGGATTCTAAAATTTTACACTTTGTATTTTGATCTCCATAAGTTAAGCTTGACTCTCACAGAGGCCTCATAGGTATAAATCTTATATCAGTATACTGTCATGGAAGTTGTAACCTTCCAAGCTTCAAAAACTTCAAACATTAAAAGCAAATAATAAAATTGAAAACTAAACCCTACATGATCATTAACCTTTCAAACTTCAAAAACTTCCGACATTaccaatatataaatataaaccgCAGATAATCATCAACCAAACAAATCGAAATCcaataataaaactaaaattaaagaTATTTGAGAAAAAAGAGTATACAAAGAACATATAAACCTTAGATAATATCTAATAACAAACCGTATTCAAACTACAAACAAAATGAAATACATTTGAGAAAGATACCTGTTTAACGATTTCGTTTGTTTCCCGCCAATCTGAGCATGCAACTGCGGCGAAACCTGATCGTAGCCAAGTAATCGACCACGATTGTTGATTTATTTCTTCCTTCTGTCTCGATTTGCTGATAACATGTTTTTATGGCCTCAGTTTGGGCCTAACTGACTAGGCCCAAGGGTTCAATGCTTAACTGACTCTGGACTAGGCTTATATAACAAGAGAATAAACGTTGAAAATATAACCTTCTCTCTCATATATGTGataacaaaataattatttacattAAGTTTAATTACTTACAAATAAAGGTGCGTCTATTGTTTGTGaactgaaataaaaaaaaaatattaaattttgattcttttttaaatggaaaatttttactttcatttactttttttttcttgcAATAAAACCTCTTTGCTATACTTTTTTTACAAAGTGAATGAACGAAAATTCTAATTTAATCTTTTATAAACCCAATTCTATCTATTTGGTCATGTTAAAAATTCCAAACAAATTGACGCAGCAAATTTAcacaataaaaatgaaattttaagccAAGTAGTGTATTAGATAATGCAATATGTTCATCCATTTTGGACAATATGTTTTTTCATTTAAGTGCATATCTTAActccctaaaataactaaattcAACTCATATTATGTGAAACGATGAGGTGTGATGTATCCGATGGAAAAAAAAAGTATATCTCTTATCAAGTTTGTATCTAATCCAGTCTACCTTATTGGACACAATTTGTATTCATAGGAAACATTGGTTTTTTATTATTGCCAATTTTTCCCATAACCACTTCACATATATGTTGCTCCCAAGTCCTAGTTCGTACTAATGTTTGCTTAACTACCTTCCGCCAATCACCACAAGAGTTGTCAAGGATATAGTGCACAAGAGATTGcattatttttaagaaaacttGGTTTTGATAAGGATAATGCTATTTGTTTCACTCAATCAAGATGGGATAGTAGTCTTGATGCTTTGAAAGAACTCTTCCCCAAATCTTACACAAAGGTGAGacataatataaaaaaaagaacATTTGAATTTCTTGATGTAATTTGAGTTATTGATTGAATGATTGATTGATTTCAGAAGGAAATAATGCCAATGGACAAGAGAAGTCAAAGTTTCTTAAATCTGAATATGAGAAGGTGATTAACTTCTACATATGTTTACAAATTGAtgtaatctttttattttttcatgGTAAAGAGGAGGCCGAATCCATCTTCTTTGAATATCATGTATAATCCTACTTTATACAAAGGTGAATATATGTGTTTTTACCTTTTAGTCATTTATGTAttgtgatatgtgcatatttggtcatatattttgtttaatatcttaatactttttggctaTTTTGTCTCAATtattggacaaaaggtacttaattatgtttaaattgtattttcagGCTACAAGACATGCTCAAGTTAAAAAGGAAGCGGGATTAGCAATCGGAAGCTCGGGAATTAAAGAAAGAAGTTTTTGAAGCCAAAAAgttgaaggactcgacgagttgggcatcAACTCAACAAGAAGATAGGAATATTCGCGAACCATCAGGTGCCTTACCGTGCacgggatttaagtgatggactcgtcgagtcgcccctgTTTTCAGAAAACTATATAAAGGGCACAAATACCCGAGACATGGACTTTTCCTCTGGATCTTTTGGCGACTTATCTGCGATTAGAAGGTGGAAGCTCTTGAATTCGAAGATCAACCCTATAGATTGATTTGGGAGAGATCAAAGGCAACATATACTCTCTTTTTCTTAATCTATTGCACAATACTATGTTTTTACTTATGGATTTCGTTTTTGAGATATTACttgttgtagatatgagctaaaactcATTACTTATGTTTAGGGTAGACTATCTTGTTAATATGGATTGAATTTATGAAATGGATTATTTGATTTGGTGAaaattgttttgttaagcttgtaactaatccttatgtgttgacaacaactattttctgttaattatcaagtctattaagttgcatgaacatcctcTTAATTGCTTgcttcatatgatttatgtgaaaacaaTATTATATGCCTAGTATTAGTGATTATGAACCTAGGATTAATTAGaaaataggtaagttaatgtgtaagcttgtgtgatgaacaaccatacaagattttaattgaattagtaatttaattagctacaactacaagtcttacttaacccgaatcaaaaTACTAGGAAATTCATTAGTTTAACCAATTGGTCATTGTttaaattaatttgttttctgaggattagtaatagtgataatgaatctaatcacattaatcggtagccaatgtcAAAATAATCCATTGCACTAGTCATAAATTCAACTATACAAACAAGCGAGTCAAACCTAAACATAAGTCTATTTTAATATTGAATCTAGCTACCTTCTAATCCCTTAGATGTTAATTTTCTTTGTTTGCgtgttagttaattgtttaagtttctagtcttgtaaaactagagaaaactcttctttttattgttaattttaattagataattttagtaCTTAGTTAATTGTTACCGTTTCCTATGTTCGATACctgcttgcttgaactatattgctAAAAGATAGGTACATtgcctttcgtgtatttatttgtgTTTGAAATAGTAGGAATAAAACTAGTGCatttttgtaacgcccgtagatccgggctagtcaatttagagataataggggtcgaaaatggcttttcgaaaaaagattatttagaataaataatcataaccaagttgtagaatacgtctcaagggttccgtacatataaagaacgccgaaatccgagttataacgaagaagttatggtccgtcgaagttttacagcaaaaccggcacgacaccgagagacgtaaatagtgaatttacgatggaggattttttagccttataaataaaaacaaaagttttagtatacgttaaaccaataacatataaaaaaaagaatgcccaaatctgatttcgtatgaggaagttatgaattttctaagatttggcttagcagtgcacaacccgaaactcgaattttagatcgagcggtttttggcctacgcgacctaaatgagaattgaatatctcattaataggaactcaacggtaaaaagacagacggaaacagagtctgtatgtagaagttataaattttacgcagacatttaacagtataatctcctcctactgttaaaattaagatcagtcgagaattagccgacggagtaaaaaggaaagttgtagattttatttttacctacgcgtggatataaataacgtcaaaaatggagctcgtacgcgaaagttatggatgaagcttagtctctacttttctagcacggcgaattcgatacagttttgtaaatccgagatagaatgacaATTAGCctacgaggtctaaatgaaagttgtagtactcgtaaataccaacacatggatataaataacgtcggaaacggagctcgtatgtgaaagatatggacgaagcttagtcgctactcttcgtgcgcgataaatacgataccatttttgtaaatttgagatagaaggagaattagtcGACgaggtctaaataaaagttgtagtcctcgtaaataccaacgtgtggatataaagaatgtagaaaatggagctcgtacgaggaagatacggacgaaacttagcggctactttactataaaatctctataaataaagggtgaaccctTCATTATTTCTACACACAATAAGcatttttttctctctctaacttctctctagcctccataaacccctcccaagtctagggaacctccctagcacgagaagaaagccccggagcgcccgacggctccgagaagaaaagctttcggctcggaaacgctgctccagcgaagcccggtttttaataaaaacccgttgttttgtcgaggaaaattgttttgagataatgaagtgttgtctgagttcggaatcaccacctattCAAGTGAGTGCacggtctctttcatcttacaaatagatatgaagtattttatataaactacatacTATGTGTGAATACTATCTGTATAATTACTATCTATGCTGgataaacgattttatacatgttttaaatgatttaaactgtatatgtattttatatctacgataatgttgggttAAAACATGGGTAGTTGTAATAGAtggagtatgagttggatgatgagttgagaggtgaaatagaccgtgaggtgagggtgagaggtggacgatgtgagaagcctttttcccaaatgatggccccgtcattcagcagagtatggatgacaaccacggactattctagacagtccagtggaacactagcatgctcgcaacctgtaggtgttgtgaacgatgtgttcaccggtgtactctaaaaacccattgacatgtattgcgagtggatactGCCGATAAACGAAATagccctggcagctatggatttagtgcctgttgagaaa is part of the Lactuca sativa cultivar Salinas chromosome 7, Lsat_Salinas_v11, whole genome shotgun sequence genome and harbors:
- the LOC111905968 gene encoding F-box/LRR-repeat protein At3g58900; its protein translation is MENSKQSRTSKDKDGVDMFSKLPEPILHLILSHLQGTEEVIRTSILSRRWRNLWTSVPSIDIDYSRRLNPYQGFKKNNFEEFVSRVLENNSLDLDSFRLSCANYCNMSIVKQWIDAAVKRNVKVLDLMFCIGDEYDEIELPNSLMTCDSLEVLRLYLFGRCLHLPYRCKGFSRLRVIELNDMMLFDGGLVTDLLKKCPLLEDLKLKKLVFGEKMEMVDGDFHSSIQISCPKLVFLELTSYLGKFNFTSKGLNSLKKAVINLNGSLPELMRRNICELFAGISHVESLSLNPFTILKCIDAASLPNLKTVELRITMDDFPMDDLIQTLQQYPRLEALHLIIQDVFSYQRRNSWQSAHLKLNEVEARRILTRHLRRVEFVEFNGENPSLLMARSLLMYGDALEEMVFSWGDKDKYPRKSMETLKKMSKYRKASSTVKLITLLRE
- the LOC111905967 gene encoding F-box/FBD/LRR-repeat protein At1g78750, which codes for MKKSKLAKKSEGELDGVDMISNLPDHILHLILSRLEGTQQSIRSSILSRRWRYLWTSVPSIDISYVRRLDHLPEWDSNRFREFVYWLFLNKPQHLESFRLWCANINSMLTIRHWIHAAVMRKVKLLDLMFCPIDESEDIRVPHSLVTCGSLEVLKLCLLGCRLCLPNITGFQALRVLELTQVDLFGDDLLKYFLEGCPLLEDLSLRDCSAYSLVISSPKLKNLRIDNREEVTDEDLDLDWKMCLSLTISCPKLVYLKLTGYVAMKFLFDSLYSLKKAVIHAQDLFRFEESTDDLFRNMSKVESLSISLLCVEQYYWSDEDEPISLPNLKTLELKVDALHMLIPFLKCLPDLVSLHLIFPKNVYGLDMWNQDEASAATMSILTRHLKKVEFLEFDEEKPKLDLARALLEHGNELEGMVFSWGDETRFHKRSMKTMNRVSKFYKASSVVKLRSVIKVE